TGTAGTGCACCTCGTCGAGCACCACGTCCCCGACCAGGTCGAGCCGGTGGGGCTCGTCGTAGATGACGTTGCGGAGGATCTCCGTGGTCATCACCACCACCGGCGCGCCGTCGTTGACGGTGTGCTCACCGGTGACCAGCCCCACGTTGGCCTCGCCGTAGCGGCGGCGCAGGTCGTGGAACTTCTGGTTGGAGAGCGCCTTCAGCGGGGTGGTGTAGATGACCTGCGACGGCGTCCCGCGGGGATGACGCATCGCCGCGGGAGCGGCGAGCGCGCGCCACACCGCGTACTCGGCGACGATCGTCTTGCCGCTGCTGGTGGGGGCGCTCACCAGCACTCCCCGGTGCGACTCCAGCTTGTGGAGCGCCTCCACCTGGAACTCGTCGAGGACGAACGGGAGGGTGGCGGCGAAGGCCTCGACGAGCCGGTCGGTGGCGGCCGTCTCGGCCGGGACGGTCATGCGTGGATGAGCTCGAACCGCGACCGGGTGACCTGTGCCTCCCCCTCGTTCTCGAGGTGGCGGAGCACCTTCTGGCACATCTCGTCGGCGTGCCGGGAGTCGCCGCTGACGCAGGCGATGCCGATGGTGGCGAGCTGCCAGGTGTCCTGGTCACCCACCTCGGCGACGGCGATGTTGAAGGTCCGCCGCAGCCGGGCGACCATCGACTGCACCACCTGCCGCTT
Above is a genomic segment from Candidatus Dormiibacterota bacterium containing:
- a CDS encoding DUF503 domain-containing protein, coding for MSHSMVIGSLTVTVHVPESHSLKEKRQVVQSMVARLRRTFNIAVAEVGDQDTWQLATIGIACVSGDSRHADEMCQKVLRHLENEGEAQVTRSRFELIHA